Proteins encoded by one window of Methylovirgula ligni:
- the ydfG gene encoding bifunctional NADP-dependent 3-hydroxy acid dehydrogenase/3-hydroxypropionate dehydrogenase YdfG yields MIIFVTGATSGFGAAIARRFAKDGHKIVATGRREDRLTALADELGHDHVYPIVFDIRDLAAVERAFADLPAAFAEIDVLVNNAGLALGLEPAHKANLDDWEVMVDTNVKGLLYATRAALPGMVARNRGHVINLGSIAATYPYPGGNVYGATKAFVRQFSLNLRADLLGTRVRVTDIEPGLVGGTEFSTRRFHGDSARAEKLYEGADALTPEDIAEAVHWVATLPARVNINAIEMMPVTQAFGPLPVHREPGAT; encoded by the coding sequence ATGATCATTTTTGTAACCGGCGCGACCTCCGGTTTTGGCGCTGCGATCGCGCGGCGCTTCGCGAAAGATGGCCACAAGATCGTCGCAACGGGCCGGCGTGAGGACCGGCTGACGGCGCTGGCCGACGAACTCGGCCACGATCACGTTTATCCGATCGTTTTCGATATACGCGACCTCGCGGCGGTGGAGCGGGCGTTCGCGGATCTTCCCGCCGCCTTCGCCGAGATCGACGTGCTCGTGAACAACGCCGGCCTCGCGCTCGGCCTCGAACCCGCCCACAAGGCCAACCTCGACGATTGGGAGGTAATGGTCGACACCAATGTGAAGGGGCTGCTCTATGCGACCCGCGCCGCGCTGCCGGGGATGGTCGCGCGCAATCGCGGCCATGTCATCAATCTCGGCTCGATTGCGGCGACCTACCCCTATCCCGGCGGCAATGTTTATGGCGCGACCAAAGCCTTCGTGCGCCAGTTCTCACTGAATTTGCGCGCCGACCTTCTCGGCACGCGCGTGCGTGTCACCGACATCGAGCCGGGGCTTGTTGGCGGAACGGAATTCTCGACGCGGCGCTTTCACGGCGATAGCGCGCGGGCGGAAAAGCTCTATGAAGGCGCGGATGCGCTCACGCCGGAGGACATCGCTGAGGCCGTCCATTGGGTCGCCACGCTGCCGGCGCGCGTCAATATCAACGCGATCGAGATGATGCCGGTCACGCAGGCTTTCGGGCCGCTTCCGGTGCATCGCGAGCCCGGCGCGACCTAG
- a CDS encoding response regulator transcription factor translates to MMSTEEKDVVFVLDDDEAVRESLKFSLELEGYAVRTCAEGHELLKHPDLARARCLILDYRMPRMDGFEVLDCLVAQRVGVPVILITSNASDALRRRAERVGVHQVLEKPLSDGALMENIQSLLSS, encoded by the coding sequence ATGATGAGCACAGAGGAGAAGGATGTTGTTTTCGTCCTCGACGATGATGAAGCGGTGCGCGAATCGCTCAAGTTCTCCCTGGAGCTTGAGGGATACGCGGTGCGCACCTGCGCCGAAGGCCATGAATTATTGAAACACCCGGACCTCGCTCGCGCGCGCTGCCTCATTCTCGATTACCGGATGCCGCGGATGGACGGATTCGAAGTTCTTGACTGCCTTGTGGCGCAGCGCGTCGGCGTGCCCGTCATCCTTATAACAAGCAATGCCAGCGATGCCCTGCGCCGTCGCGCCGAGCGTGTCGGCGTCCACCAGGTGCTGGAGAAGCCGCTGTCCGACGGTGCGCTGATGGAGAATATCCAGAGCCTTCTGAGCAGCTAA
- a CDS encoding alpha/beta fold hydrolase has product MSEVVNLAQKRAPVDPEALNAAPAAIALQHDKAPDSTASEDIPEDHVDRLLHAREAPLTSSLSYISLLLAYLDWSLHLANSPGRRVTLAQDAAHKWMQLFTPSQWDAPAPGDRRFSNESWNHSPFNFFAQATVLGEEWWRAATAAMPGVARQHSNIVAFAARQVLDLLSPSNSPLTNPEVIKTTAEEFGFNFIRGGHNFFEDLQRLAEHKSLDDMDGFEVGKNLAVTPGKVVLRTELMELIQYSPTTPSVRPEPILVVPAWIMKYYILDLSPNNSFVRYLVAQGFTVFCVSWRNPGAELRNTSLDDYRRLGVMAALDAVTAICGAKKIHGVGYCLGGTLLSIAAAAMARDGDERLATVTMLAAQTDFTEAGELQLFTDESQLALLDDVMWQQGFLDSTQMAGAFQVLRSNELIWSRLIKTYLLGEREKPFDLMAWNADATRMPYRMHSEYLHAMFLHNDLAEGRFRVGGEPIAISAIGVPIFAVTTETDHVAPWRSVYKINLLNEGDITFVLTSGGHNAGIVSEPGHRNRRFRLAHRPAHGRFVSPEEWKAAATQYEGSWWPNLVDWLAKYSSEPVVPPSLAAPDRGYPAICDAPGTYVREM; this is encoded by the coding sequence ATGTCGGAAGTCGTAAATTTGGCGCAGAAGAGAGCTCCCGTGGATCCCGAGGCGTTGAATGCGGCGCCCGCTGCTATTGCGCTCCAGCATGATAAGGCCCCCGACTCGACTGCGTCTGAAGATATTCCGGAAGACCATGTCGATCGGCTTCTGCATGCGCGCGAGGCGCCGTTAACATCGTCGCTCTCCTACATCTCCTTACTGCTTGCCTATCTCGATTGGTCTTTGCATCTGGCCAATTCCCCTGGCCGTAGGGTGACTTTGGCGCAGGATGCCGCGCATAAATGGATGCAGCTCTTCACGCCATCCCAATGGGACGCACCCGCGCCGGGGGATCGCCGCTTCAGCAATGAAAGCTGGAATCATTCGCCGTTCAATTTCTTTGCCCAAGCAACCGTCCTCGGCGAGGAATGGTGGCGCGCCGCGACCGCCGCTATGCCGGGCGTCGCCAGGCAGCATAGCAATATCGTCGCCTTCGCCGCCCGCCAGGTGCTCGACCTTCTGTCGCCGTCGAATTCGCCGCTCACAAACCCCGAGGTCATCAAGACGACCGCCGAGGAATTCGGGTTTAATTTCATTCGCGGCGGCCACAATTTTTTCGAGGATCTGCAGCGCCTCGCCGAGCATAAATCGCTTGATGATATGGACGGCTTTGAAGTCGGCAAAAATCTTGCGGTCACGCCGGGAAAGGTCGTGCTGCGGACCGAGCTGATGGAATTGATCCAATATTCGCCGACGACACCATCGGTGCGGCCGGAGCCGATTCTTGTCGTGCCGGCATGGATCATGAAGTATTACATCCTCGATCTCTCACCCAACAATTCGTTCGTTCGTTATCTTGTCGCGCAGGGGTTCACCGTCTTTTGCGTCTCCTGGCGTAATCCGGGGGCCGAGCTGCGCAATACGTCCCTCGACGATTATCGCCGCCTCGGCGTGATGGCGGCGCTTGATGCGGTGACGGCGATTTGCGGTGCTAAGAAAATTCACGGCGTCGGCTATTGCCTGGGCGGTACATTGCTCTCGATCGCCGCGGCGGCGATGGCGCGCGATGGCGACGAACGGCTCGCGACCGTCACCATGCTGGCGGCGCAGACGGATTTCACCGAAGCGGGCGAATTGCAGCTCTTCACCGATGAGAGCCAGCTCGCGCTTCTCGACGATGTGATGTGGCAGCAAGGTTTTCTCGACAGCACGCAGATGGCCGGCGCCTTTCAGGTTCTGCGTTCGAACGAACTCATCTGGTCGCGGCTCATCAAGACTTATCTGCTTGGCGAACGCGAAAAGCCGTTCGATCTCATGGCCTGGAACGCCGATGCGACCCGTATGCCCTACCGCATGCATTCGGAATATCTGCACGCGATGTTTCTGCACAATGACCTCGCCGAAGGGCGTTTCAGGGTCGGCGGCGAACCAATTGCGATCTCCGCGATCGGCGTGCCGATTTTCGCGGTGACGACCGAAACGGATCACGTCGCGCCCTGGCGCTCGGTCTACAAGATCAATCTGCTCAATGAGGGCGACATCACCTTCGTGTTGACCTCCGGCGGCCATAACGCCGGCATCGTCAGCGAGCCGGGGCATCGGAACCGGCGATTCCGCCTCGCGCATCGTCCGGCGCATGGGCGGTTCGTCTCGCCGGAAGAATGGAAAGCGGCGGCAACGCAATACGAGGGGTCCTGGTGGCCAAATCTTGTTGATTGGCTTGCCAAATATTCAAGCGAGCCTGTAGTGCCACCCAGCCTGGCTGCGCCGGACCGGGGCTATCCGGCGATCTGTGACGCGCCGGGAACCTATGTGCGGGAAATGTGA
- a CDS encoding pyruvate, phosphate dikinase, with protein sequence MKVLLIGDGAAKLYPADVVGAKAANLAHMAALGLPVPPAFVLPIELCAAITRGEAGARQKLAEGLDEGIAFLEHATGKAFGDRRHPLLVSVRSGAARSMPGMLDTVLDVGCTPGAVRGLIRATGNPHFAYDCRRRFLESYGSVVLGIADEAFAAPLKTLLAAEGVTQEQDLDSEALERLAATHQQTIEEARSVAADDPRQDLRAAAEAVYLSWMSERARTYRKIEHFEDLQGTAVTVQAMIFGNHNARSGAGVAFSRDPSTGRAEPVIDVLFASQGEDVVSGRRNPDTEEAIARLLPEVDSTLRAALQTLEREFRDVQDVEFTIEDGKLWLLQTRAAKRTPDAAVRFAIDFVKEGLITPAEALRRIAGVDLQALARKTLVGVGTPVGQGKGASTGIAIGRVAFDSASAMRLAETGEPVILVRPNINTADVGGFAACAGILAAVGGRTAHAALVARQLGKPCIVGCAALEVDPARQKARLAGRDLREGDWLSLDGESGQVFLGKGEVAVETPQAELAEISRWKQAETAQPAA encoded by the coding sequence ATGAAAGTTCTCCTTATCGGCGACGGTGCGGCCAAGCTCTATCCGGCGGATGTCGTCGGCGCCAAGGCGGCCAATCTCGCGCATATGGCGGCGCTCGGGCTGCCGGTTCCGCCCGCCTTTGTTCTGCCCATCGAACTTTGTGCCGCAATCACCAGGGGCGAGGCGGGCGCCAGGCAGAAGCTGGCGGAAGGGTTGGACGAAGGCATTGCCTTTCTCGAACACGCGACGGGCAAGGCATTCGGCGACCGCCGCCATCCGTTGCTCGTTTCGGTCCGCTCGGGCGCCGCGCGCTCCATGCCCGGCATGCTCGATACGGTGCTCGATGTCGGCTGTACGCCTGGCGCCGTCCGCGGCCTCATCCGCGCGACGGGCAACCCGCATTTCGCCTACGATTGCCGGCGCCGCTTTCTCGAAAGCTATGGCAGCGTCGTGCTCGGCATCGCCGACGAGGCGTTCGCGGCGCCGCTCAAGACCCTGCTCGCCGCCGAGGGGGTGACGCAGGAACAGGACCTGGATAGCGAAGCTCTGGAACGGCTTGCCGCGACCCATCAGCAAACCATCGAGGAAGCACGAAGCGTCGCCGCCGACGATCCGCGTCAGGATCTCCGCGCTGCGGCCGAGGCGGTTTATCTGTCATGGATGAGCGAGCGGGCGCGCACCTATCGCAAGATCGAGCATTTCGAAGATCTGCAAGGCACGGCGGTCACGGTTCAGGCCATGATCTTCGGCAATCATAATGCCCGCTCGGGCGCGGGCGTCGCCTTTTCGCGCGATCCATCGACCGGACGGGCCGAGCCGGTCATCGATGTGCTGTTTGCCTCGCAGGGCGAGGATGTCGTCTCCGGGCGGCGCAATCCCGATACGGAGGAGGCGATCGCCCGTCTGCTTCCGGAAGTCGACAGTACCCTGCGCGCGGCGTTGCAGACCTTGGAGCGCGAGTTCCGTGACGTTCAGGATGTCGAGTTCACTATCGAAGACGGGAAACTGTGGCTGTTGCAGACCCGCGCCGCGAAACGCACGCCCGATGCGGCCGTCCGGTTCGCGATCGATTTCGTCAAGGAGGGGCTCATCACCCCCGCTGAAGCCTTGCGCCGCATCGCCGGCGTCGATCTGCAGGCTCTGGCACGCAAGACGCTGGTCGGCGTCGGCACGCCTGTGGGGCAGGGCAAGGGAGCATCGACCGGCATCGCCATAGGCCGGGTTGCTTTTGATTCGGCGAGCGCGATGCGGCTGGCGGAGACTGGCGAGCCAGTGATCCTGGTCCGGCCCAATATCAACACGGCGGATGTCGGCGGCTTTGCGGCGTGTGCGGGCATTCTGGCGGCCGTCGGCGGCCGCACCGCCCATGCGGCGCTGGTGGCCCGCCAATTGGGAAAGCCCTGCATTGTCGGCTGCGCCGCGCTTGAGGTCGATCCCGCGCGGCAAAAGGCGCGGCTCGCCGGCCGCGATCTTCGCGAAGGCGACTGGCTTTCCCTCGATGGCGAATCGGGTCAGGTTTTCCTCGGCAAGGGCGAGGTTGCGGTCGAGACGCCGCAGGCCGAACTGGCGGAAATCAGCCGCTGGAAACAGGCTGAGACGGCTCAGCCCGCCGCCTGA
- a CDS encoding bifunctional enoyl-CoA hydratase/phosphate acetyltransferase, translating into MNFNPPPVQMIENRTFDEIAVGDQASVAKTVSQQDIDLFAIVSGDVNPAHLDPAYAQTDMFHRVIAHGMLSAGLISNVLGTKLPGPGTIYLGQDLRFTAPVDIGDTITATLTVAEKHPEKGDLVLDCSCTNQKGRVVISGKAFVRAPREKVRRPRVELPEVQISRHDRFRALMAAAAGHAPVATAVAYPCDANSVGAAAEAAQAGLIAPILVGPKDKILAAAAEAKVDISAFRIVDAARSADAAAAAVALVKNGEAKLLMKGSLHTDELLHAVLAPGSTLRTDRRLSHVYLLDVPTYPRPLLVTDAAVNIAPTLEEKADIVQNAVDLAHVMGVAEPKVAVLSAVETVSPKLQSALDAAALSKMAERGQITGAIVDGPLAFDNAVSAAAAAEKGIVSRVAGQADILVVPDLESGNILAKQLIYLARADAAGIVLGASVPIILTSRADAERTRMASCALAVLIAHGGAVATPSAPGA; encoded by the coding sequence ATGAATTTCAATCCACCGCCCGTGCAGATGATCGAGAATCGCACGTTCGATGAAATCGCGGTCGGCGATCAGGCGAGCGTCGCGAAGACAGTTTCGCAGCAGGATATCGATTTGTTCGCCATCGTCTCGGGCGATGTTAATCCCGCGCACCTCGATCCCGCTTATGCGCAGACCGACATGTTTCATCGCGTCATTGCGCATGGCATGCTGAGCGCCGGGCTCATCTCCAATGTGCTCGGCACAAAATTGCCCGGACCGGGGACGATCTACCTCGGCCAGGACCTTCGCTTCACAGCGCCCGTCGATATCGGCGATACGATCACCGCGACTTTGACGGTCGCCGAGAAGCATCCCGAGAAGGGCGACCTCGTCCTCGACTGCTCCTGCACGAACCAAAAGGGCCGTGTCGTCATCAGCGGCAAGGCCTTCGTGCGCGCGCCGCGAGAAAAGGTGCGCCGCCCGCGCGTCGAATTGCCGGAAGTGCAGATTTCCCGGCACGATCGTTTCCGGGCGTTGATGGCCGCTGCCGCGGGACACGCGCCTGTGGCGACGGCCGTCGCCTATCCTTGCGACGCCAACTCAGTCGGCGCTGCGGCCGAAGCCGCCCAGGCGGGCCTCATCGCGCCGATTCTCGTCGGGCCGAAGGACAAAATCCTGGCGGCCGCGGCCGAGGCCAAGGTGGATATTTCGGCTTTCCGCATCGTCGATGCGGCGCGCAGTGCAGATGCTGCAGCGGCGGCCGTGGCCCTTGTTAAAAACGGTGAGGCCAAGCTTCTGATGAAGGGCTCGTTGCACACCGACGAGCTTTTGCATGCGGTACTGGCGCCGGGCAGCACGCTGCGCACGGACCGGCGATTGAGCCATGTCTATCTTCTGGACGTTCCGACCTATCCGCGTCCGCTGCTGGTGACGGATGCCGCCGTCAATATCGCGCCGACGCTCGAAGAGAAGGCCGACATCGTTCAAAACGCCGTCGACCTCGCGCATGTCATGGGCGTGGCGGAGCCAAAGGTCGCGGTGCTTTCGGCGGTCGAGACGGTCAGTCCCAAATTGCAATCGGCTCTCGATGCGGCGGCGCTCAGTAAAATGGCGGAGCGCGGCCAGATTACGGGTGCGATCGTCGACGGACCGCTCGCGTTCGACAATGCGGTGAGCGCCGCTGCGGCGGCGGAGAAGGGCATCGTCTCCAGGGTTGCGGGTCAGGCGGACATTCTTGTCGTGCCCGATCTCGAGTCCGGCAATATCCTCGCCAAGCAATTGATCTATCTCGCCCGTGCCGATGCCGCCGGCATCGTACTCGGCGCCAGCGTGCCGATCATTCTGACCAGCCGGGCCGACGCCGAGCGCACGCGCATGGCTTCCTGCGCGCTTGCGGTTCTCATTGCGCATGGCGGCGCTGTCGCGACACCTTCGGCACCAGGGGCCTGA
- the fixJ gene encoding response regulator FixJ → MPSNAVVHLIDDDGAVRHSLAFVLTAAGHAVRVYESGSAFLAALQTLQPGCIVSDVRMPGVDGLELLRKLRELGVDMPVIIITGHADVPLAVGAMKAGASDFIEKPFDDETLLRAIRIALESYEASSDRDAERAEIRGRLNSLTPREREVLDGLLAGYPNKTIAYDLKLSPRTVEVHRGNVMAKMGATSLSSLVRMALTAKVLPTD, encoded by the coding sequence ATGCCGAGTAACGCGGTGGTGCATCTCATCGACGATGACGGGGCGGTGCGTCATTCCCTCGCTTTCGTCCTGACGGCGGCGGGCCATGCGGTGCGCGTCTATGAATCGGGCAGCGCCTTCCTTGCCGCCCTCCAGACGCTGCAGCCGGGCTGTATCGTCAGCGATGTCCGCATGCCGGGAGTCGACGGGCTGGAACTCCTGCGCAAATTGCGCGAGCTTGGCGTCGATATGCCGGTCATCATCATCACCGGTCACGCCGATGTGCCTCTGGCGGTCGGGGCGATGAAGGCCGGCGCCAGCGATTTCATCGAGAAGCCGTTTGATGACGAGACGCTGCTTCGCGCCATCCGTATCGCGCTCGAGTCCTACGAGGCGAGCAGCGATCGCGATGCCGAACGGGCGGAGATCCGCGGCAGGCTCAATTCCCTCACGCCGCGCGAACGCGAGGTTCTCGACGGGCTGCTGGCGGGCTATCCCAACAAGACCATCGCCTACGACCTGAAGCTCAGCCCCCGCACCGTCGAAGTGCATCGTGGCAACGTCATGGCCAAGATGGGCGCGACGAGCCTCTCCAGCCTCGTGCGGATGGCGCTTACAGCGAAAGTGCTGCCGACCGATTAA
- a CDS encoding helix-turn-helix domain-containing protein codes for MTIQFAHRLDREPVAGQVKFVEPRESVLGLAGSVQNFAQDREIYAEGGAAETFYKVVSGVVRTCKFLSDGRRQIDAFYQAGDIFGIEGESLHSLSAEAVSDCTVISYRRRGADVTTAGGQIADQLFEHLMHRLARAQEHALLLGRRSAVEKVAAFLVDWADYSADHRSVSLAMTRQDIADYLGLTIETVSRTLSHLEREKLIEMPSARQIRLRNLEALRDFNA; via the coding sequence ATGACTATTCAGTTCGCTCATCGTTTGGATCGCGAGCCCGTTGCAGGGCAGGTAAAGTTCGTCGAGCCGCGCGAGAGCGTTCTGGGCTTGGCCGGGTCGGTTCAGAATTTCGCACAGGATCGCGAGATTTACGCCGAGGGCGGCGCGGCCGAGACGTTTTATAAAGTTGTGTCGGGCGTCGTGCGCACGTGCAAATTCCTCAGCGACGGGCGCCGCCAGATCGACGCTTTTTATCAGGCGGGCGACATTTTCGGGATCGAGGGCGAGTCGCTGCACAGCCTTTCGGCCGAAGCCGTCTCCGATTGCACCGTGATTTCCTATCGCCGGCGTGGCGCCGATGTGACCACCGCAGGTGGCCAGATCGCCGACCAACTCTTCGAACATCTCATGCATCGGCTGGCGCGGGCGCAAGAACATGCGCTTTTGCTCGGCCGGCGTAGCGCGGTCGAAAAGGTCGCCGCCTTCCTTGTCGATTGGGCCGATTACTCCGCGGACCATCGTTCGGTCAGCCTGGCGATGACGCGCCAGGACATCGCGGATTATCTCGGCCTGACCATCGAAACCGTTTCGCGCACGCTATCGCACCTTGAGCGTGAAAAGCTGATCGAAATGCCCTCAGCGCGGCAGATTCGCCTGAGGAATCTCGAAGCGCTGCGGGATTTTAACGCTTAG
- a CDS encoding PAS domain-containing sensor histidine kinase, whose protein sequence is MARDSAAEAMSSEDRLDALEAGGVGTWRWDAAASTVHLSPRACALVGAQDILVPYPDFLALLHPEDRAAFDLSFRGIHSPEVGWEADVRLVQHAFVRWRRMRGRAGGAGFAGIIIDIRAPTDETIARLAAIAAASDDAIIGTTLEGIITEWNRGAEAIFGYPQDEIIGAPISVLLLPDAQEEHNGLFGRVKNGEKIEHFETRQQRKDGTLIDISLTLSPLRDAEGRLVGVSKVARDITDIKHSQSALAEREAHLQSVLDTVPDAMIVIDTRGTIQSFSIAAERLFGYRAAETIGKNVNILMPTPYHEQHDDHLDRYLRTGERHIIGIRRIVVGRHRDGATFPIELSVGEVNSGGRRFFTGFIRDLTERRQAERRLQELQSELIHMSRFTALGEMASTLAHELNQPLTAIANYLKGSRRLLDSGQSDAVPKISEALERAAEQALRAGQIIRQLREFVARGESDRQIENLPRLIEEASALALVGVRELGVHVAFDLDPRATSVLASKIQVEQVLLNLMRNAVEAMQETDRRLLTVSTRRLDNETVRIDVADTGPGIAPEIAAQLFQPFITTKRHGMGVGLSISRTIIEAHGGRLWAESNPGGGTIFRLTLKIFDEESDAE, encoded by the coding sequence ATGGCGCGGGATAGCGCGGCGGAGGCGATGTCGAGCGAGGATCGCCTCGACGCGCTCGAAGCCGGCGGTGTTGGCACCTGGCGATGGGACGCGGCGGCAAGCACTGTCCATCTGTCGCCGCGTGCCTGTGCGCTGGTCGGCGCGCAGGACATCCTTGTTCCCTATCCCGACTTCCTGGCTTTGCTTCACCCTGAGGATCGCGCGGCCTTCGACCTTTCCTTCCGTGGCATCCATTCGCCCGAGGTCGGCTGGGAAGCCGACGTTCGCCTCGTGCAGCACGCCTTCGTGCGCTGGCGGCGGATGCGCGGACGCGCCGGGGGTGCGGGTTTTGCGGGCATCATTATCGATATCCGCGCGCCGACCGACGAAACGATTGCGCGGCTTGCTGCAATCGCCGCCGCGTCCGACGATGCCATCATCGGCACTACCCTTGAGGGGATCATCACCGAATGGAATCGTGGTGCTGAGGCGATTTTCGGCTATCCGCAGGACGAGATCATCGGTGCGCCGATTTCCGTTCTTCTGTTGCCGGACGCGCAGGAGGAGCACAACGGCCTTTTCGGTCGCGTGAAAAATGGCGAGAAAATCGAGCATTTCGAAACCCGGCAACAGCGCAAGGACGGCACGCTGATCGATATCTCGTTGACCCTGTCGCCGCTTCGCGATGCCGAGGGGCGGCTTGTCGGCGTCTCCAAGGTTGCGCGTGACATTACCGATATTAAACATTCGCAGAGCGCGCTGGCCGAGCGCGAGGCGCATTTACAATCGGTGCTCGATACCGTTCCCGATGCGATGATCGTCATCGATACGCGGGGAACCATCCAGTCCTTCAGCATCGCCGCCGAGCGGCTTTTCGGCTACAGGGCGGCCGAGACGATCGGCAAAAATGTCAATATTCTGATGCCGACACCGTATCATGAACAGCACGACGATCATCTCGATCGTTATTTGCGGACGGGCGAGCGCCACATTATCGGCATCCGCCGCATTGTCGTCGGACGCCATAGGGACGGCGCGACCTTTCCGATCGAGCTTTCGGTCGGTGAAGTCAATTCCGGGGGGCGCCGTTTCTTCACCGGCTTCATTCGTGATCTCACCGAGCGTCGGCAGGCAGAACGGCGGCTGCAGGAGTTGCAGTCGGAACTCATCCATATGTCGCGTTTCACGGCGCTCGGCGAAATGGCGTCGACGCTGGCGCATGAGCTGAACCAGCCGCTGACAGCGATTGCCAATTACCTCAAGGGCAGTCGCCGGTTGCTGGACTCGGGTCAGAGCGATGCCGTTCCCAAGATAAGCGAGGCGCTGGAACGCGCCGCCGAGCAGGCCCTGCGCGCCGGGCAAATCATCCGCCAGTTGCGCGAGTTCGTTGCCCGTGGCGAGAGCGATCGCCAGATCGAAAACCTGCCGCGCCTGATCGAGGAGGCGAGCGCACTGGCGCTGGTCGGGGTGCGTGAGTTGGGCGTGCACGTCGCCTTCGATCTCGACCCTCGGGCAACATCCGTTCTCGCCTCGAAAATTCAGGTCGAGCAGGTGCTGCTGAATCTGATGCGCAATGCCGTCGAAGCCATGCAGGAAACCGATCGGCGCTTATTGACAGTCTCCACGCGCAGACTTGACAATGAAACGGTGAGGATCGATGTGGCTGATACAGGGCCCGGTATCGCACCCGAGATCGCGGCCCAGCTCTTTCAGCCTTTCATCACGACCAAGCGGCACGGCATGGGGGTAGGACTCTCGATCTCGCGGACCATCATCGAAGCGCATGGCGGCCGGCTCTGGGCGGAGTCAAATCCCGGCGGCGGAACCATCTTCCGGCTGACGCTTAAGATCTTCGACGAGGAGAGCGATGCCGAGTAA
- a CDS encoding YybH family protein: MKVAILALAMILPCTCAQAAEVTEADLLHAAVDLGHRYDANYAAKNPAAMAALYADDGVLVSPAGAIIRGRDALKVYYAKRFASGAYGHAIKVLEVHVQGDGGYGVAEFSVNAPHGKGQFRREQGHIVAIYARDADGWHLRLVEPSIPEAAGK; encoded by the coding sequence ATGAAAGTGGCAATCCTCGCCCTGGCGATGATCCTGCCCTGCACCTGTGCGCAGGCGGCGGAAGTTACGGAGGCGGATTTGCTCCACGCGGCGGTGGACCTCGGCCATCGCTACGATGCGAATTATGCCGCAAAAAATCCCGCCGCCATGGCCGCGCTCTACGCCGACGACGGGGTGCTGGTCTCTCCGGCGGGCGCGATCATCCGCGGCCGCGATGCGCTTAAAGTCTATTATGCCAAACGGTTCGCGTCCGGCGCCTACGGACATGCGATCAAGGTGCTTGAGGTGCATGTGCAGGGCGACGGGGGCTATGGCGTCGCCGAATTCTCCGTCAACGCGCCGCATGGCAAAGGACAGTTCCGCCGCGAACAGGGGCACATCGTGGCGATCTATGCGCGCGACGCCGACGGATGGCATTTGCGGCTCGTCGAGCCGAGCATTCCCGAAGCGGCCGGCAAATAA